DNA sequence from the Shewanella piezotolerans WP3 genome:
ATTTTTTCTATTTCCGCATAATTACCATCGTGAATTTCGAGTAGCTGCTTGAAGTCGATATCGGCTTCTGTAATGTTAAGCTCCTCCTCTTTATGACGCGCCAGCGCCACAACCTTATTATCACGATTATCTGTTTGACTCACTTCATGGGCAAGGTGAGTTTTACAGATCAAATGTGCGTGCTGGCTAAGTGCATCTCTAAAACTTTGCTCCTGTAGCGGCTTAGTTAATACATGATTAGCACCTGCATTTATCATGTTGTCATGCGCTTGCTGAAAAACATCGGCTGTACAAGCAAAAATAGGAATATCCAACTTCAGTCGACTTCTTATCACTTTAGTTGCCTCAATGCCATCCATCTCAGGCATATGATTATCCATCACCACTAAGTCATACTGGTTGGTTTGCACCATTTTAATCGCTTCCAATCCGTTGATAGCCACATCGGCGACATGACCCAAACGCTGGCAGAATGTCTTAGCCACTAAGGCATTTATCTTATTATCCTCAGCAATTAATATATTAATGCTGTCAGGTAAATTGCTTGGTGCTATACCTTTGCTCACAGTATTTTCAGCCTGAACTCTAGCCTGCTCGATAACCAAGAAAATGGCGAAGCGAGTGCCTTTATCCACCTGACTTGTGATTGAAATTGTACCGCCCATTAGCTCCACCAATTGCTTAACGATGGATAACCCTAATCCGGTACCACCGTATTGACGAGTGGTTGAAGACTCCGCTTGCACGAATGGGTCAAAGATCGATGCCAACCGCTCCGGCCTAATCCCTATGCCAGTATCAATGATTGTGGCTTCTATCCCTTGCTGACCTTCGGCATTAACCCCTTGCTTAAATAGAAGAGAGACACTTCCCTGCTCAGTAAACTTAACGGCATTGCTTAATAAGTTATAAATGACCTGCCTTATACGTGACTTATCTCCCTTAAAGCACTGCTTTTCATCAATTTCATTTTGCACAATCAGCTGGATATTTTTTTCGTCACAGATTGGCTCATAGGTTTTGCTAATAGGCTCAAGCACGCTATTAAAACGAAAGAGCTCACTCTCAAGTTCTAGTTTACCCTGCTCTACTTTAGAAAAATCGAGAATATCATTGAGTAACGAAGTCAAATGGTTACCCGATTCCAGCAATATTTGGATCTGCTTTCGATGCTCAGGGTTATCCAAATTTGGCTCAATAATTTGTGCCATGCCTAGGATGCCGTTAAGAGGCGTTCTTAATTCATGACTCATTGTTGCTAAGAAGGTTGATTTTGCTTTATTGGAAATGTCAGCCTTAATCACCGCTTTAGCTAAATCATCCTGCATCTGCTTGCGCGCAGTGGTATCCCTTTCAACCGCGATAAAGTTACTAATATCGCCATCACTATCCGTAACGGCGCTAATGGTCATATCAACCCAATAGGGTGTTCCATCCTTGTGGTAGTTTACAACTTCAGAAGCTATCGATTTTCCGGCTTTTATGGCTCGGCTAATTTTATCTACATCCCCCTTTTCTGTCTCCTGTCCTTGTAAGATACTTCCCGGCTTCTTACCCTCAAGATCGGCGAGCGTATAGCCTGAGATAGTCGTAAAACCTTTATTAAGCCAAGTCACAAAACCCTGTTTATCAGTGATGATAAAACCATCCTGCGCATGTTCGGCAACCAAAGCCAGCATCTCCTTCTCTTGCTCTGAAGCCACTAAGCTTTCCAGTATCCTCCGCTCTTTTCGGCTCTGCTCTTGCACCTGCACTCGGTAATATAGAGAGAATATAACTACCAGCAACATACAACTGACCAATAGACTCTGTTTAGTACCTTCTACGACTGATAACCAAAAAAACTCTTGCTCATTAATGTCTTCTCTTACCTTGGCATTCAATACCTGCTGAGTTTTAGAAGAAATATCCTGTTTAATCCGCGCTAATATTTGTGAGTGTATACGTAAGCTCTTAAAACTATTGGATGACGCCAGCTCAGGGCTCACCTGAGTAGACATGGCGAGCTCCATGGTTTGGCCAATCATATGTAAGCGGTCATCGCTATTTGGCATTTCCTGCCACAACTCTTGTTGCAGTAAATTGATAGTATGCTTTGAATATTCTTGTGAAATCTTCAATCTTAAAATGGTTTCAAGGTCAGCCACCAATGAGGCAACGGAAGCCGATAAGCGATTAGCATTCAGCACGATTTGAGGATCACTGAGTAGCGCCCTCGCAATCACTGACAAATTATTGGGTTGTAAGCTCTTTTGTAACTGCTGGACATGCCTCTCGGTGCCAACGAGTGCATCAGAGATGGAGTCATAATCTTTACCATTAGTCACTTCTATTTTAAAAATATCATCCCTAACAGACAAAACATTGTGGCTTAACTCGGTATAGGCATGCTGATACTGCTGTACGATATAAACTTTAGCGATAAAAATCACAATGGCGGATAAAGCCACTGTAGCCAGCAGTACCAACCAACTGGAGCGAGCCTTATAGCTTAAATTGATCATTTTCTCAGCTCCTTAAGAATAGGAGGGTTAGGGGCCGTAAGTGAATCAAGGAATGCAATGAGCTCCACTACCGTTGTCGCTTCCAAGTCCTTGCCTAGTTGGACTTTTGCCATCACTAAGACAGCCTCTTCTAAGCTTTGAGCCCGTCCATCATGAAAGTAGGGAGGAGTAAGTGCTACGTTCCTTAAACTCGGTACGCGATAAACATATTTATCGTTAATATCATTGGTTTGCTGGTAACGCCCGAGATCGCTATTAAGGGTTTCTACCGGCTCCACACTGCCAAACTTTTGAAATAAGTTACCACCAATATTGCGCCCTTGATGACAATAAATGCAGCCCAAATCCTGAAACTTTTCCCACCCTAAGATAGCGGCTTGGGGCATAGCATTGGCTTCACCCTTTAGGTATTTATCAAACGGCGCACCTGGTGTATTGAGCTGCATCATAAAGGTGATTAATGCATCTTTTATGGTGTCTTCGGTGATCACCTCATCATAATGTTTAGCAAATGCACTTTGGTAACTCGCCTGACTGGATAGCCGCGCTGCAATATCCCCCCAATTGCTGTTCATCTCTAATGGATTGTGAATCGGGCCATCTATCTGTTCATATAAGCTATTTGCACGTCCGTCCCAAAAAAAACGAGTGTTCAAACCAATATTAAAGACTGTCGGTGAGTTCCGATTGCCCTCGCCTTTCACTCCTTTGGAAACCCTAATATCTTCCGCTCCATTATCGTAAATATGGTGGCAAGACTCGCAGCTTACTTCGCCATTTGAGGACAATTGAGGATCCAAGAAAAGTCTTAGACCTAAAGCGATATGAGGCTTTTGCTCTTGTTCGAATACAAATGTGGGAACAGCGACAATTGAGGCATAATGAGGAGGAGTGTCAGTTTGCTCTAAAGAAGATTGCTTTTTGTTACTTTCAACCTTGTTAACAAAACTTGTCTGTTCTTTAAAGCTTAGATAAAGATATCCGCTGAAACAGATCACGATGACAGCTGCAATCGCCCAGCGATATTTGAATATCATGCTTAACCTCCCTGTACCTATGAGT
Encoded proteins:
- a CDS encoding cytochrome-c peroxidase; this translates as MIFKYRWAIAAVIVICFSGYLYLSFKEQTSFVNKVESNKKQSSLEQTDTPPHYASIVAVPTFVFEQEQKPHIALGLRLFLDPQLSSNGEVSCESCHHIYDNGAEDIRVSKGVKGEGNRNSPTVFNIGLNTRFFWDGRANSLYEQIDGPIHNPLEMNSNWGDIAARLSSQASYQSAFAKHYDEVITEDTIKDALITFMMQLNTPGAPFDKYLKGEANAMPQAAILGWEKFQDLGCIYCHQGRNIGGNLFQKFGSVEPVETLNSDLGRYQQTNDINDKYVYRVPSLRNVALTPPYFHDGRAQSLEEAVLVMAKVQLGKDLEATTVVELIAFLDSLTAPNPPILKELRK
- a CDS encoding PAS domain-containing hybrid sensor histidine kinase/response regulator — encoded protein: MINLSYKARSSWLVLLATVALSAIVIFIAKVYIVQQYQHAYTELSHNVLSVRDDIFKIEVTNGKDYDSISDALVGTERHVQQLQKSLQPNNLSVIARALLSDPQIVLNANRLSASVASLVADLETILRLKISQEYSKHTINLLQQELWQEMPNSDDRLHMIGQTMELAMSTQVSPELASSNSFKSLRIHSQILARIKQDISSKTQQVLNAKVREDINEQEFFWLSVVEGTKQSLLVSCMLLVVIFSLYYRVQVQEQSRKERRILESLVASEQEKEMLALVAEHAQDGFIITDKQGFVTWLNKGFTTISGYTLADLEGKKPGSILQGQETEKGDVDKISRAIKAGKSIASEVVNYHKDGTPYWVDMTISAVTDSDGDISNFIAVERDTTARKQMQDDLAKAVIKADISNKAKSTFLATMSHELRTPLNGILGMAQIIEPNLDNPEHRKQIQILLESGNHLTSLLNDILDFSKVEQGKLELESELFRFNSVLEPISKTYEPICDEKNIQLIVQNEIDEKQCFKGDKSRIRQVIYNLLSNAVKFTEQGSVSLLFKQGVNAEGQQGIEATIIDTGIGIRPERLASIFDPFVQAESSTTRQYGGTGLGLSIVKQLVELMGGTISITSQVDKGTRFAIFLVIEQARVQAENTVSKGIAPSNLPDSINILIAEDNKINALVAKTFCQRLGHVADVAINGLEAIKMVQTNQYDLVVMDNHMPEMDGIEATKVIRSRLKLDIPIFACTADVFQQAHDNMINAGANHVLTKPLQEQSFRDALSQHAHLICKTHLAHEVSQTDNRDNKVVALARHKEEELNITEADIDFKQLLEIHDGNYAEIEKMINSFKVFAEHSITQLIQAVDKDDVKDIHILAHSIQDMAANYYASRLHNLAKEVEAVTATGVIPPLESLQHLINLLEVNIHQNQRFISRLHQQNKSNQVS